The following coding sequences are from one Triticum dicoccoides isolate Atlit2015 ecotype Zavitan chromosome 4A, WEW_v2.0, whole genome shotgun sequence window:
- the LOC119286181 gene encoding DDT domain-containing protein PTM-like, with translation MDPVAEVSHRMLGGAPTPPADDAIEGSGVEIARVGVSVAEGEVENPPAAAPLLNEGNEGGVLDKQEDGAAPTLSEANMDVDAAPWASERNEDDALDKQQDGAPPLLREANMDVDAAPLASEGNEDGALDKQQDGAPPPVREANMDADEAPFPSEGNEDGVLDKQQDGVAPALNEANMDVDEASFPREDTEHHAAIESKTEVNECGALEKQQDVAASVMGKTKIVVDESSAPQQDHTVAAAPSEGDSRVVDQHLNTSDGGFPVKKDEEGECLVGRYISRNVSDDGRICLGKVASYDGSIGVYNVVFEDGQGEELLLHQLRELLMAEESSASGMKMSCRKRKLDLLVSPGSAMETKAPPRARQRVDPCKMPARPDASQETGCDSDISGNAASSSNSSVSTKELSAELCPPVQGPELPPSSADIAVPEESISHLFSVYNFLRSFNMQLFLGPFGLDDFVASINCTVQNTLLDAVHVSLLRALRRHLETKSSGGSELASNCLKYVDWALLDVLTWPTFLLEYLYLMGYIKSLGGKSFGRTLLAIEYYKLPVAMKLRLLQILCDHVTESGELKAELEAREGYNEETEYETDSSILSEAGSRAVLTRASKASVSKKVEGLQDLETASNVTNPEAVLLHSSQDGNSDDCRICGMDGTLVCCDGCPWAYHSRCIGLNKAFLPQGLWFCPECVVNKLGPASSRIERGARGAQMFGIDMCGRLFLGSCNYLLVIGTSTDAGSYARYYNQYDVVKVMRILAPSDAYTDICMRITEYWRHLLDIFQNERSKIGKEAGVRYTTQSNTLSSVTPTDAAVGSVLTTLKDAAGSKTVVTPQRDVQHEIVVNQFTLCSAEHLEKQKCMVTSVGAPTEKNNEVCRQTPLAPNDIHNTPMNGAFQPAGISSISHENRSVVTGVSSVTPAQSSHGLVRPDFSCGSGIDNGLSRQDTGNTISVKAGLSCPSYKSKYPLQLISEIGSTSDGKSAKVPSFKPQAYMNLYNHGNVAASAAANLAILTSEEGKVSVSQLTTNPRKKMAADCALQVKAFSSPAAQFIWPSTERKIMEVPRDRCGWCIACKISAAGAKKACFLNVATANAVKGSARILSAMHVIKSSGSHFPSIAAYMVNMEESLRGLLVGSLQDLQQRQRWHKQLQEASNCKTIVPLLLELESNIRSIAFSPIWVKLVDDWPLESPPASAGALRPAAYQKRGTGGRRGRKRSLVTESAAAADDDKSWKKVNWWSGGNISKRILQRGVHLSSAIRKAARQGGKKRMAGLSYHDCSILPRRTRQFGWRACVGLSQNSSQLALQVRYLDAHIRWKEFLSPDQIPSDGKSSDADFSALRNAVVCDKKIVDNKIRYALKFPNQKHIPVRVTKNILEAEGNQDQNGKFWFSENHVPLYMVREFEQKPGVSSLPTPGIVHSFMNLYKRRVKASTGDVFSYLFHKGDIYPCSSCKKDVAFRDVIRCSDCQGYCHKECTVKSVGGKGGTAASSLICKLCLQKRNLILTNYSTNARYDLPQKKSTCQLPVSAPKIIFKVGSSHSAEPAAKVQAQPVAKVKAQPVTKVETWPVAKVEALSTVKVQTHPIRELKAWPVANLATQNVAGLQAQAKIEANRSKSEKPRRRKRPEEIKYFGLSWKKNKSDRSGSDFRANDVILKCKDGIGSAIKPTCCLCKKSYCPDFLYVRCEQCKAWFHGDALRLEEERILEVVQYRCCKCRRRAMPICPHSDDYKKPGPEFSEQTVATSSQSSMLSSEETASVADQDPLLASYGIVEPIGEQTFDADLSMNTVRFTSGTNQKLTIRRAQGKNSGCVDQAGVDEYSNQNQPLADANVDFSHMNGFSLSELEGVDPSELLGWDLSQGNEYTPPPDYTANCQLNGASCGSAATGDFEPQTFFSFTDLLEADDTRFGQTFGMSAGLQDDGNCTGSFDQEIASFDDMAFMVEDVSSNMHFPANAPPPDDVPCKKCNNSQPPPDLKCLVCGLRIHRQCSPWDESDPPVESADWVCGACREWR, from the exons ATGGACCCTGTGGCGGAGGTTTCTCATCGGATGCTCGGCGGCGCCCCGACTCCTCCCGCCGACGACGCGATTGAGGGGAGCGGAGTGGAGATCGCGCGAGTTGGCGTGTCGGTGGCGGAGGGAGAAGTGGAAAACCCGCCAGCGGCGGCGCCATTGCTGAACGAGGGCAATGAGGGCGGCGTCCTGGACAagcaggaggacggggcggcgcccaCGCTGAGCGAGGCCAACATGGATGTGGACGCGGCGCCCTGGGCGAGCGAGCGCAATGAGGATGACGCTCTGGACAAGCAACAGGACGGGGCTCCGCCGCTACTGCGGGAGGCCAACATGGATGTGGACGCGGCGCCCTTGGCGAGCGAGGGCAATGAGGATGGCGCCCTGGACAAGCAGCAGGACGGGGCGCCGCCGCCAGTGAGGGAGGCCAACATGGATGCAGATGAGGCGCCCTTCCCGAGCGAGGGCAATGAGGATGGCGTCCTGGACAAGCAGCAGGACGGGGTGGCTCCTGCGCTGAACGAGGCCAACATGGATGTGGATGAGGCGTCCTTTCCGAGAGAGGACACAGAGCACCATGCAGCAATCGAGTCCAAAACGGAGGTGAATGAGTGTGGCGCTCTGGAGAAGCAGCAAGATGTGGCGGCATCTGTGATGGGCAAAACCAAGATTGTGGTGGACGAGAGCAGCGCTCCCCAGCAAGATCACACCGTGGCGGCTGCGCCAAGTGAAGGTGACAGCAGAGTGGTGGACCAACATCTCAACACTTCTGATGGTGGCTTCCCGGTGAAGAAGGATGAGGAGGGTGAATGCTTGGTGGGCCGCTACATCAGCAGGAATGTTTCAGATGATGGACGTATTTGCCTTGGGAAGGTTGCATCCTATGATGGCAGCATTGGGGTGTACAATGTGGTGTTTGAGGATGGACAGGGCGAGGAGTTATTGCTTCATCAGCTCAGAGAGTTACTTATGGCCGAGGAGAGTAGTGCATCTGGTATGAAGATGAGCTGCAGGAAGAGGAAGCTGGATTTGCTGGTTTCACCAGGGAGTGCCATGGAGACGAAAGCGCCACCGCGTGCTAGACAGAGGGTTGATCCATGCAAGATGCCTGCCAGGCCTGATGCATCGCAGGAGACTGGGTGTGATTCTGATATATCCGGCAATGCAGCGTCCTCGAGCAATTCATCAGTTTCCACTAAAGAATTGTCAGCTGAGCTGTGCCCTCCAGTGCAGGGCCCCGAGTTGCCTCCATCGTCGGCAGATATTGCTGTTCCAGAGGAGTCTATAAGTCATCTGTTTTCTGTTTACAACTTCCTGCGATCATTCAACATGCAGCTCTTCCTCGGTCCATTTGGGCTGGATGATTTTGTTGCATCCATTAATTGCACCGTGCAGAATACATTACTGGATGCTGTACATGTCTCATTATTGCGGGCGCTGAGGCGGCATCTTGAGACTAAATCCTCCGGCGGATCAGAACTTGCTTCAAATTGCTTGAA GTATGTAGATTGGGCATTACTAGATGTGTTGACTTGGCCAACTTTCTTACTGGAGTACCTCTATTTAATGGGCTACATTAAGAGTCTAGGGGGGAAGAGTTTTGGTAGAACCCTCCTAGCCATTGAATATTATAAGCTTCCTGTTGCAATGAAGCTTAGGCTCCTCCAGATACTCTGTGACCATGTCACTGAATCAGGAGAGCTCAAAGCTGAACTGGAGGCTCGGGAAGGCTACAATGAAGAAACAGAGTATGAGACAGACTCTAGTATTTTGTCGGAGGCTGGATCACGAGCTGTTCTGACCAGGGCCTCAAAAGCTTCTGTGTCCAAAAAGGTTGAAGGTTTGCAGGACCTGGAAACTGCTTCAAATGTAACAAATCCAGAAGCTGTTTTACTGCATTCGTCTCAGGACGGCAACAGTGATGATTGCCGAATATGTGGAATGGATGGTACTTTGGTATGCTGTGATGGCTGCCCATGGGCATACCACTCAAGATGTATAGGTCTCAACAAAGCATTTCTACCACAGGGACTTTGGTTTTGTCCAGAATGCGTGGTTAACAAGCTTGGACCAGCATCTTCGAGAATAGAGCGTGGGGCAAGAGGAGCTCAAATGTTTGGCATTGATATGTGCGGAAGGCTCTTCCTAGGATCCTGCAACTATTTGCtggt GATTGGAACATCTACAGATGCAGGGTCATATGCAAGATATTACAATCAATATGATGTTGTCAAGGTCATGCGGATACTTGCTCCTTCAGATGCATACACAGATATTTGTATGAGAATAACAGAATACTGGAGGCATCTGCTTGACATATTTCAGAACGAGAGATCAAAAATAGGTAAAGAAGCTGGTGTGAGATATACCACACAATCCAATACATTGTCAAGTGTTACTCCAACGGACGCAGCAGTTGGAAGTGTTCTGACAACTTTGAAAGACGCAGCGGGCAGTAAGACAGTAGTAACTCCTCAAAGAGATGTGCAGCATGAAATTGTGGTAAACCAATTTACATTGTGCTCAGCAGAACACCTGGAGAAACAAAAATGCATGGTGACCAGTGTAGGTGCTCCCACAGAGAAGAACAATGAAGTATGCAGGCAAACTCCATTAGCTCCCAACGACATACATAATACACCCATGAATGGAGCTTTTCAACCCGCTGGGATATCCTCTATTTCTCATGAGAACAGGTCTGTGGTAACAGGTGTGTCTAGTGTAACGCCCGCACAGTCATCACATGGGTTGGTTCGTCCGGACTTCTCGTGTGGTTCTGGAATAGATAATGGATTGTCTAGACAAGATACTGGGAACACTATCTCTGTAAAGGCAGGCTTGTCTTGTCCATCTTATAAAAGCAAATACCCTCTTCAGTTGATTTCTGAGATTGGGAGTACTAGTGATGGTAAGTCTGCTAAAGTGCCATCTTTTAAACCCCAGGCTTACATGAATCTGTACAATCATGGTAATGTTGCAGCATCTGCTGCCGCCAACCTAGCTATTCTTACATCTGAGGAAGGTAAGGTTTCAGTATCCCAGTTGACCACAAACCCAAGAAAGAAAATGGCTGCTGACTGTGCTCTACAAGTGAAAGCATTTTCCTCACCAGCGGCACAATTTATTTGGCCAAGTACTGAAAGGAAGATTATGGAAGTCCCAAGGGATAGATGTGGTTGGTGCATTGCTTGTAAAATTTCAGCAGCTGGAGCTAAAAAGGCTTGTTTTCTTAACGTGGCCACTGCAAATGCTGTTAAGGGGTCTGCTCGAATTCTTAGTGCCATGCATGTAATCAAAAGCTCTGGGAGCCACTTCCCCAGCATCGCTGCTTATATGGTTAACATGGAGGAAAGTTTGCGTGGACTTTTAGTCGGTTCACTACAAGACTTGCAACAGAGACAACGGTGGCATAAACAACTACAGGAAGCTTCCAACTGCAAAACTATAGTACCCCTTTTGCTTGAG TTGGAGAGTAATATTCGTTCCATAGCATTTTCTCCAATCTGGGTGAAGCTAGTAGATGACTGGCCTTTGGAATCTCCTCCTGCATCTGCGGGTGCATTGCGTCCTGCAGCATACCAAAAACGTGGAACTGGTGGAAGGCGTGGCAGAAAACGTTCATTGGTAACtgaatctgctgctgctgccgaTGATGACAAGAGTTGGAAAAAGGTTAATTGGTGGAGTGGAGGAAATATTTCTAAGCGTATTTTGCAGAGGGGGGTTCATCTTAGTTCGGCCATAAGAAAAGCTGCCCGTCAAG GTGGTAAAAAAAGGATGGCTGGTCTGTCTTATCATGATTGCTCCATTCTTCCAAGACGAACTCGACAATTTGGTTGGAGAGCGTGTGTTGGTTTAAGCCAGAATTCATCTCAACTTGCTCTGCAG GTCAGATATCTTGATGCCCATATAAGATGGAAGGAATTCTTGTCTCCAGATCAAATCCCTTCTGATGGAAAAAGTTCAGATGCTGACTTTTCTGCACTGAGAAATGCAGTAGTTTGTGATAAAAAGATAGTCGACAATAAGATAAGATATGCACTTAAGTTCCCCAACCAGAAGCATATCCCTGTCCGTGTAACCAAGAATATTTTGGAAGCAGAAGGTAATCAGGATCAGAATGGCAAATTTTGGTTTTCTGAAAATCATGTCCCACTGTACATGGTACGAGAGTTTGAGCAGAAACCTGGGGTTAGCTCCTTGCCCACTCCAGGAATTGTACACTCTTTCATGAATTTATACAAAAGGCGAGTAAAAGCATCTACTGGAGATGTCTTTTCTTATCTCTTTCACAAGGGGGATATCTATCCCTGCTCTTCATGCAAGAAAGATGTTGCCTTCAG GGATGTAATAAGATGTAGCGATTGTCAAG GTTATTGTCACAAGGAGTGCACAGTAAAATCTGTTGGTGGCAAAGGAGGCACTGCTGCTTCCAGTTTGATATGCAAGTTATGCCTTCAGAAGCGAAATCTTATCCTTACAAATTACAGTACAAATGCAAGATATGACTTGCCTCAAAAGAAGAGTACCTGCCAATTGCCAGTGAGCGCTCCCAAAATAATATTCAAAGTTGGTTCTTCCCATTCTGCTGAACCAGCCGCAAaggttcaagcccagccagtcgctAAAGTTAAAGCTCAGCCAGTCACTAAGGTGGAAACCTGGCCAGTTGCTAAGGTGGAAGCCCTGTCAACCGTGAAGGTGCAAACACATCCAATCAGAGAGTTGAAAGCCTGGCCGGTTGCAAATTTGGCAACTCAGAATGTTGCAGGGTTGCAGGCTCAGGCAAAGATTGAAGCTAACAGATCCAAGTCAGAGAAACCGAGGAGACGTAAAAGGCCAGAAGAGATCAAATACTTTGGTCTCTCTTGGAAGAAAAATAAGAGCGACAGAAGTGGAAGTGATTTCAGGGCGAATGATGTAATCCTAAAATGCAAGGATGGTATAGGATCAGCAATAAAACCGACTTGTTGTCTCTGTAAGAAATCTTATTGCCCAGATTTCCTATATGTCCGCTGCGAGCAGTGTAAAG CTTGGTTTCATGGTGATGCCTTGCGACTTGAGGAAGAAAGAATACTTGAAGTGGTTCAATACCGATGCTGCAAATGCCGAAGGAGAGCCATGCCAATATGTCCCCATTCAGATGATTATAAGAAGCCCGGACCAGAATTCAGTGAACAAACAGTTGCAACGTCATCCCAATCAAGCATGCTGTCTAGTGAGGAGACTGCTTCTGTAGCAGATCAAGACCCACTGCTTGCTTCCTATGGAATAGTTGAACCGATTGGGGAACAGACTTTTGATGCTGATTTATCAATGAACACGGTAAGATTTACCTCGGGAACTAATCAGAAGCTAACCATAAGAAGGGCACAAGGTAAAAATAGTGGATGTGTTGATCAAGCTGGTGTGGATGAGTACAGTAATCAGAATCAACCTCTGGCGGATGCAAATGTCGATTTCAGTCATATGAATGGATTTTCTCTATCAGAGCTTGAAGGTGTGGATCCTTCAGAGCTACTGGGGTGGGATCTTTCCCAAGGAAATGAGTATACCCCCCCTCCCGATTACACTGCTAATTGCCAGTTAAATGGCGCAAGCTGTGGCAGTGCTGCAACTGGGGATTTTGAACCGCAGACCTTTTTTTCATTTACTGATTTGCTTGAAGCTGATGATACACGGTTTGGTCAGACTTTTGGGATGTCTGCCGGTTTGCAAGATGATGGTAACTGCACAGGAAGCTTCGACCAAGAAATAGCCAGTTTTGATGATATGGCTTTCATGGTAGAAGACGTGTCTTCAAATATGCACTTCCCAGCAAATGCTCCCCCTCCTGACGATGTACCGTGTAAGAAGTGCAACAACTCCCAGCCGCCACCTGACCTCAAATGCCTAGTCTGTGGCCTGCGCATACACCGTCAGTGCTCACCTTGGGATGAAAGCGACCCGCCTGTTGAGAGTGCCGACTGGGTCTGTGGTGCTTGCCGGGAGTGGCGATGA